The following DNA comes from Phytohabitans rumicis.
CGAGGTGCTCATCGCGGTGATGACGCCGCCGGACTGCTTCGCCATGTGGAAGCAGATGAAGGCCCTCGGGTACGCCCCGAAGGTGGCCATTGGCATCCAGTGCGCGCAGACGCCCGGCTGGACCTCGCTGGGCGAACTGGGCGCCGGCACGCTCGTACAGATGAACTGGACGCGCACCTCCGGGCTGCCCAAAGCCGACGAGGTCGTGTCGAAGTACGCCGCCAAGTACCCCAACGACAACGACCTGTCCTCGGTGGCGATCGGCTACCACGAGGCGAGCATCCTGCTGGCCGCCATCACCAAGGCCGGCTCGACGGACCGCAAGAAGGTCAACGAGGCGCTGGCGCGCACCGACATCAGCTCGGCGCTCGGCTCCGTGAAGTACACGGACAACAAGAGCGCCACACCGAGTTTCATCGGCCAGTGGAACGCCGACGGCAGCATCACCCAGGTGTGGCCGAAGCAGGGTGGCTCCGCGCTGCAGGCCCTGTCCGGGCTGTCCTGAAGGAGGAGCGGTGTCCGCTGACGTCCTGGTCGCCGGCGTCCTCTCCGGAGGGTTGTACGCGCTCATCGGCCTCGGCATCTCGCTGGTCTTCGGCGTGCTGAAGATGATGAACCTGATGCACGGCGAACTGGTCGTCGGCGGCGCCTACGTCGCGTCGCTGCTGGTCGGGTACGCGGGCTTCGACCCGTTGCTGGCGCTGCCGTTCGCGATGCTCGGCGTGGCGCTGCTCGCGTACCCGCTGCAGCGGTACCTGCTGACCGGCCTGCTGCGATCCAGCGGCACCGCCCCGCTGGTTGCCACCTTCGGGCTGTCGCTGATGGCCCAGGCCGTGCTGCAGGCCGCGTTCGGCACCGACCCGCGGGCGCTGCGCGCGCCGTACGCGGACGCCGGCTTCACCGTGCTCGGCGTGCGCGTGCAGGCGGTGTACGCCATCTCGTTCGCGCTCACCGTGGTGCTGTGCGCGGCCACGCACCTGCTGCTGTCCCGTACCCGGGCGGGCATTGCGGTGCGGGCCGCGGCGGCCGACCCGACCACCGCGTCGATGCTCGGCATCAACGTGGGCCGGGTGTACGCGCTGACGCTGGCCGGTGCGGCTGCGCTGGCCGCGGCCGGCGGGGTCATGACCGGCGTGGCGCAGAGCTTCACCCCGACCAGCGGCCTGCCGCTGCTGCTGACCGGGTTCGCCGTGATGGCGCTGGCCGGCATCGGCAGCGTCGGCGGCGTGCTGCTCGGCGGCGTCGCGCTCGGGCTGCTGCAGTCGGCCAGCACCGCGCTCTTC
Coding sequences within:
- a CDS encoding branched-chain amino acid ABC transporter permease; this encodes MSADVLVAGVLSGGLYALIGLGISLVFGVLKMMNLMHGELVVGGAYVASLLVGYAGFDPLLALPFAMLGVALLAYPLQRYLLTGLLRSSGTAPLVATFGLSLMAQAVLQAAFGTDPRALRAPYADAGFTVLGVRVQAVYAISFALTVVLCAATHLLLSRTRAGIAVRAAAADPTTASMLGINVGRVYALTLAGAAALAAAGGVMTGVAQSFTPTSGLPLLLTGFAVMALAGIGSVGGVLLGGVALGLLQSASTALFGGGWRNFVVYTVFFLALSFRPTGLFRRAVRA